In Paenibacillus sp., the sequence GGCACCCCGTTCAGCTTCGCGATGCCGCCGACGATCGCGAGATCGTCGCCGAACAGCCGGTCGCCGTGAAACTCTATGAAATCCGTGAACATGTGCTGTATGTAATCTAGCGTCGTCGGACGCTGGGCATGACGCGCGAGCTGCATCCGCTGTGCCGGCGTAATGTCGGCGTACAGTTCGGCTTCCAGCTTCGCGTACCTTTCTTCGAGTCTAGCGATTTCGTCGCTGAAATCGATGCCCCGCTCCTTGCCGAACGCCTTCAGCTCGTCGATCTTTTGACGCAGCTCGACGAGCGGCTTCTCGAACGGCATCTCACCCGGCATGCGTCGTCTCCCCTTTCGCGGCGTGCATATCGAGGAGCTGGATCAGCGTCTGCCTCATATCCTTGCGATGCACGACTTTATCGACTTGGCCGTGGGCCAGGTTAAACTCGGCGGTTTGGAAATTGTCCGGCAGCTTTTGGCGAATCGTTTGTTCGATGACGATGCGGCCGGCGAAGCCGACGATCGCGCCCGGCTCGGCGAGGATGATGTCCCCGAGCATCGCGAAGCTCGCGGATACGCCGCCAAGCGTCGGATCCGTGAACACCGAGATGAACAAACCGCCTTGCTCGCTGTGCTTCTCGAGCGCCGCGGACGTTTTGGCCATTTGCATCAAGCTCAAAATGCTCTCCTGCATCCGGGCGCCGCCGGACGTGGAGAAAATGATGAGCGGGTATTTCTTCTGCGTCGCGCGCTCGATCGCCCGGGTAATTTTCTCCCCGACGACCGACCCCATGCTGCCGCTGAAAAAGTCGAAGCTCATGACGCACAGCACGACAGGAAAGCCCCCGATCGTCCCTTCGCCGGTGACGACCGCGTCGAGCAGGCCGCTCTTCTCCTGCTGCTGTTGCAGCTTCTTCGCGTACCCCGGGAAGTCGAGCGGATCCTCGGACACCATGTCGGCATCATACTCAAAAAGACGGCCCTCATCCATCGTCAACTCGACGCGCTCTAAAGCGTTCAGCTTATGGTGATGACCGCAGGAGGTGCACACCTTGAGGTTCTTTTCGACCTCTTTGCTGAATTGAATGTGGCCGCATTTGGGGCATTTATTCATTAATCCTTCGGGAATGTCATGTTTCGCATTCGGCGAGGGAATCGTTGCGTATTTCCGTTTGTGGGAAAACCAATCTCTTATCACCAAGCACACCTCACAGAAGCAATTTCGAAATCCCATGTCGTCCGGCGTATCGAGCGATTGCGACCGGGCGGTTCAGCGTCTACATATGCAGAATCGCGGTGAGCACTTCCTGCACGTCGTTCACTTCCCCTTCGGGGACTAAAATTTCGAATTGCTGTTTCGTCAAGTTAATCGGCCGAACTTGGACGAGAAACCCCTCTTCCGTCAGTTTCTGTCGGATGCGTTCCGCGATCTTTGCCGTGGGCGCGATATAGATGACCGTCCACATGGTGGCAACCTCCTGACGCGTAATAAAGCCTGTACCAAAAAGGGGCGTCGCCGCCCGTACGAAGAACTATAATAGCATAAGTACCTAGAACATCATAGCATAACCGTGGAATTTTGGGCAAGGAAGGCGGCTTGGGCCCCGTCTATGCGCCTTTCTGTGCGCGGCGGGGAAAGGCGGTTCGGGCTCGCTGGCTTGGGCCCGTTGGCCGGCGGGGATAGCGGCTTTGTCGGCAGCCGGCACAACCATGGGCGGCGGCAAGGGAGGGGCTGTC encodes:
- the accD gene encoding acetyl-CoA carboxylase, carboxyltransferase subunit beta, with the protein product MGFRNCFCEVCLVIRDWFSHKRKYATIPSPNAKHDIPEGLMNKCPKCGHIQFSKEVEKNLKVCTSCGHHHKLNALERVELTMDEGRLFEYDADMVSEDPLDFPGYAKKLQQQQEKSGLLDAVVTGEGTIGGFPVVLCVMSFDFFSGSMGSVVGEKITRAIERATQKKYPLIIFSTSGGARMQESILSLMQMAKTSAALEKHSEQGGLFISVFTDPTLGGVSASFAMLGDIILAEPGAIVGFAGRIVIEQTIRQKLPDNFQTAEFNLAHGQVDKVVHRKDMRQTLIQLLDMHAAKGETTHAG
- a CDS encoding glutamate decarboxylase → MWTVIYIAPTAKIAERIRQKLTEEGFLVQVRPINLTKQQFEILVPEGEVNDVQEVLTAILHM